CGGGGTACCATGGCCTTCACCTGTCAGCAAATACTGCGTGCAAGGAGATTCCCATGGACAACTGGCTCGACTCCCTGATCACCGAAACCCCGCAACAGGGGTTTGAACTCGCCATCACCCTCAGCCGTCGTGGTGTGAAATACACTCAGCCCGACCCCGAGGTGCTGAAGGAGCTGCGGGCGCATTACGCCAATTCGGCGGAAGGCCTGACGGCGGCATCGCACGTGGTGGCGCTCAACTTCCAGACGGTGGCGGCGGCCAACAATTACTGGCGCAAGTGACATTCGGTACGGGGCGCCCCTGACCGACCCCGGCGGCTAAAATGCCCCGATGTTTGTCCACCTGCGCCTCCATTCCGAATTCTCCGTTGTTGACGGCACTGTCCGTGTGGACGATGCCGTCGCGGCGGCTGCGAAGGATGGCCAGCCCGCGCTGGCGCTGACCGACCTGAACAATCTGTTCGGCGCTGTCAAGTTCTACAAGGCAGCGCAGAAGAAGGGCGTGCAGCCGATTCTGGGCGCCGAGGTCATGATCGAGGACCTGGTGCCGTCCGCCAAGGACAGGCCGCTGCCGCGCATGCTGCTGCTCACGCAGAACACGCAGGGCTATCTCAACCTGTGCGAACTGCTCTCGCGCGGCTGGCGCAGCGTGGGCAACAAGGCGCAGGCCACGTTGCGCTGGGAATGGGTGCAGGAGCTGGCCGAGGGCCTGATCCTGCTGTCGGGCGCGCAGGCCGGCCCGCTGGGCGCGCCGCTGCTGGCGGGCGACGTGGCGCAGGCGCATGCGATTGCCATGCAATGCGTGGCCGCTTTCCCCAACCGTTTCTATCTGGAGCTGCAACGCGCCGGCCGCAGCACCGACGAGCCGCACGTGGTGGCCGCCGTGCAACTGGCGCAGCGCATGCAGCTGCCGGTGGTGGCCACGCACCCGGTGCAATACCTCACCGCCGAGGAGTTCGAAGCGCACGAGGCGCGTGTCTGCATCGCCGAAGGCGAAATCCTCGGCAACCAGCGGCGCAAGCGCCGCTTCACGCACCAGCAGTATTTCTACAGCTCCGAACAGATGCAGGCGCTGTTTGCCGATATTCCCTCGGCCATTGCCAACACGCTGGAAATCGCCAAGCGCAGCCATCTGACGCTGACGCTTGGAAAACCCCAGCTGCCGCTGTATCCGATCCCGGACGGGATGACCACGGAAGAATACTTCCGCCACCTGTCGTTCGAGGGGCTGGAGCAGCGTCTGCAGCACCTGTACCCGGATCCGGCCAAGCGCGAGGCGGCGCGTCCGCGCTACGTGGAGCGGCTGGAGTTCGAGATCGGCACCATCCTGAAGATGGGCTTTCCCGGCTACTTCCTGATCGTGCAGGACTTCATCGTCTGGGCCAAGCAAAATGGCTGCCCGGTGGGGCCGGGCCGTGGCTCCGGTGCCGGCTCGCTGGTGGCCTACGCACTAAAAATCACGGACCTGGATCCGCTCGAATACAACCTGCTGTTCGAGCGTTTCCTGAACCCGGAGCGGGTGTCCATGCCCGACTTCGACATCGACTTCTGCCAGACCAACCGCGATCGCGTGATCGACTACGTGAAGGACAAGTACGGCCGTGACGCCGTGAGCCAGATTGCCACCTTCGGCACCATGGCCGCGCGCGCCGCCATCCGAGACGTGGGCCGCGTGCTGGACCTGAGCTACACCTTCTGCGACGGCATCAGCAAGCTGATTCCGAACAAGCCCGGCAAGCCGGTCACCATCCAGTATCCGCCGCCGGATCTGTCGGACGACGACAAGGAAAAATACGCCATTGCCGCTGAGCCGCAACTGGCCGAGCGCATCGAGAACGACGACGAAGTCAAGACCCTGATTGAGCTGGCGCAGAAGCTCGAAGGCATGACGCGCAATATCGGCATGCACGCGGGCGGCGTGCTGATCGCTCCGGGCAAGCTGACCGATTTCTGCCCGCTGTACCAGCAGCCTGGCAGCGATTCGGCCGTGAGTCAGTATGACAAGGACGACGTGGAAGCCGTCGGCCTGGTCAAGTTCGACTTTCTGGGGTTGGCCACGCTCACCATCATGGAACTGGCGCGCGAGTTCATCCAGAAGCGCCACAAGGGGCGCGAAAACTTCAGCTTCGACGACATTCCGCTGGACGACAAGCCGACCTACCAGCTATTCCAGGATGGCAAGACCGAAGCCGTGTTCCAGTTTGAAAGCCGCGGCATGCAGGGCATGTTGCGCGACGCGCGTCCGACGCGGCTGGAAGACCTGATCGCGCTGAACGCGCTGTACCGTCCCGGCCCGATGGACCTGATTCCCAGCTTCGTGGCGCGCAAGCACGGGCGCGAGGAGGTCGAATATCCGCATCCGCTGGTGGCCGACATGCTAAGCGAGACCTACGGCATCATGGTGTATCAGGAACAGGTGATGCTGACGGCGCAGATCCTCGGCGGCTACACGCTGGGCGGCGCCGACCTGCTGCGCCGCGCCATGGGCAAGAAGAAGGCCGAGGAGATGGCCGAACACCGCCTGATCTTCCGCAAGGGTGCGGCCGAGAACGGCATCAGCGAGCAGAAGGCCGACGAGATCTTCGACCTGATGGAGAAGTTCGCAGGCTACGGCTTCAACAAGTCGCACGCCGCCGCCTACTCGCTGCTGGCCTACCAGACCGGCTGGCTCAAGGTGCATTACACGGCCGAATTCTTCTGCGCCAACATGACCGTGGAAATGGACAACACCGACAAGCTCAAGGTGCTGTTCGAGGATGCGCAGAAGATGGGCCTGAGCTTCGAGCTGCCCGACGTCAACCGCAGCAACTACCGCTTCGAGCCGGTGACCGACAAGGTGATCCGCTACGGCCTGGGCGCCATCAAGGGCACCGGCGAGAACGCCATTAACGCCATCGTCACGGCGCGCGAGGAGGGCGGTGCCTTCACCAGCCTGTTCGACTTCTGCAACCGGGTGGATCGCACGCGCCTGAACAAGCGCACGGTGGAGGCGCTGATCAAGGGCGGTGCTTTTGACAACCTGCACCTGAACCGCGCCGCGCTGATCGCCAGCATTGACCTGGCCTTCGAATTTGCCGCCACCCAGGCCGCCAACGCCAACCAGGGCGGCCTGTTCGACATGCTGGACGGCCCCGGCAGCAGCACCGATGAGCCGCCGCTGGTGCAGGCCACGCCCTGGGGCATCAAGGACCGGCTGGTGCAGGAAAAGACCGCCATCGGCTTTTACCTGTCCGGCCACCTGTTCGACGAGAACGAAACCGAGGTGCGCCGCTTTGCGCGCCTGAAGATCGACGACCTGATCGACAGCCGCGATCCGCAACTGCTGGCCGGCATCGTGAGCGACTTCCGCGTCATCAACGGGCGCAGCGGCAAGCTGGCGCTGTTCAAGCTGGATGACAAGTCGGGCGTGATCGAGGCCAGTGCGGACGAGGGCATCTGGGCGGGGCAGCCGGGTTTGCTCAAGGACGATGCGCTGGTGATTCTGCAGGCGGTGCCTCGCTTCGACCGTTTCAGTGGCGGGATGCGGCTGAATGTGCAGCAGGTCTGGGATCTGCCGGCGGCGCGCTGCCGCTTTGGCAAGTATCTGCTGGCGCAGGTGGCGTTGAATGGCAGTGGCGATGGGCCGCAACTGCAGGCCGTGCTGCAGCAGCATCCGCCCAAGCGGCAGGTGCTGGATGACGGGGATGAGATCAGTCGCGGGTTGCCGGTGCGATTGCAGTTGAGCGTGAGCGGGGCGGAAGACATGCAGCCTGACGAGCGATTGCAGGGGCAACTGAAGCTGGGGGAAGCCTCGCGTTTCTATCCGAGCGATGCGGCGCTCTCCGCCTGGACGGCATTGTTCCCGGAAGGGAAGGTGCAGGTGGTCTACGAAGCGTAAAACGCCCCGGGGCAGGACGCCGCAGGCGAGCTGGTCGAGTGCCGATAGCCGACAGCCGACAGCCGGCTTCAGCCCATCTGCCCGATAGTCCGGCGCAAACGGGCGCTCGCCACCCAGAAGAACACCGAGCCGGTCACCGCAATCGCCAGCAGCGTGGGCCACATCGTGGCCAGCCCGGCGCCGCGGAACAGCACCCCTTGCGCAAACGCCACGAAGTGGATGGTGGGCGCCAGAGACATCACGTAGCGCACCAGTTCCGGCATGCTTTCGGTCGGCGTGATGGCGCCGGAAAGCACGATCAGCGGCAGCAGCACCAGAATCACCAGCAGGCCGAACTGCGGCATGCTGCGCGCGATGGTGCCCAGGAAAATGCCGAGCGAGGTGGTGGAAAACAGGTACAGCAGGGTGCCCGCCGCAAACAGCAGAATCGAGCCGCTCACATGCACCCCCAGCACGCCGCGCACCATCACCAGCAGCGCAAACAGACCGCCGCAGAGCACCACTACGCTCATGCTCCACACCTTGCTGAGCATGATTTCCAGCGGCGTCACCGGCATCACCAGCAGGTGCTCGATGGTGCCGTGTTCGCGCTCGCGAATCAGGGCGGCACCGGCCAGCACGATGGACAGCACCGTCAGGTTGTTGATGATGCTGGTAATGCCGCCAAACCACGAGGCATACAGGTTCGGGTTGAACTTGACGTGGGTGACGAGGCGCGCCGGCAGTGGCAGGTCATTGCTGCGGTGGCCGCTCATCCAGGCCAGCACCTCCGAGGCCAGGATGTTCTCGATGTAGGTCGAACCCACCAGCGCCTGGCTCTGGCGCGTGGCATCCACGTTGAGCTGGATGGACGGACTGCGGCCATTGACCACGTCGCGCTGGAAGTTCGGGGGAATGTTCAGCACGAAGGTGTCCAGCCCCATGTCCATGCCGCGGTCGATGTCGGCACGGCTGATCAGGCGCGGTGGCGAGAAGTAGGGCGGCTGCAGGGCGTCGATCAGGCGCTGCGAGAGCGCGGACTGGTCTTCGTCCACCACCGCGATGGCCGCGTTGCTCAGGCTGTCCGGCTTGGCACGGGCATCGGCCAGCACCGCTCCCGTGAACATGAACACGATCACGAACAGCAGGGCGTAGTCGCGCAGCAGGCTGTAGAACTCCTTGATGCCGAGAAAGTACACGTTCCTGAGGCCCTCGCCCACGCCGTGGCGGCCGGCGGTCCGGGGCTGGCCTGAAGACGCAGCGGGTGGCGTGGGGGCAGGAGCGGAATTCGGGCGGGGCATGGTCAGGCCTCCTGTTTCTTCAGCAGCAGCCACGACAGCAGCGTGAGCACCGGCACGGCCAGCAGCAGGGGCCAGAAGGCGCCGAGCAGGTCACCGAAGTCCAGCGCCTTGGCAAAGGTGCCGCGGCTGATGGTGAGATAGTGCGTCGTGGGGTATACGCTGCCGATCAGCTTGCCCAGGCCGTGCAGTGACGAAACTGGGTCGATCACGCCGGAGTACTGGATGGCCGGAATCATGGTGGCAATGGCAGTGCCGGCAATGGCCGCGACCTGGCTGCGCGTGAGCGTGGAGGCCAGCAGGCCGAGGCTGGTGGTGGCCATCACGTAGATCACGGTGCCGGCCAGATAGGCCAGTAGGCCGCCCTTGAACGGGATGCGGAACTGCACCAGCGCCTGCAGGAACAGCAGCACGAAGCTCATCAGCGCCAGACCGATGTAGGGCAGCTGCTTGCCGAGCAGGAATTCCAGCTTGGTGACCGGCGTGGTGTACATGTTGATGATGGAGCCCAGTTCCTTTTCGCGCACCACCCCGAGGGCCATCAGCATGGCCGGGATGAAGATCAGCAGCATCGGAATGACGGCTGGAACCATCGCGACCATGCTCTTGAGGTCGGGGTTGTAGCGGTAGCGCACCGCCACGTTGGCCGGCAGGGCCAGCGTGTGGCCGCTGAACTGCTGCATCCACTGCGACAGCGTATGCAGGTGCATGCCGGTGGCGTAGCCGCGGATGGTTTCGCCGCGCAGCGGCATGGCGCCGTCGACCCAGGCGCCGATTTCGGGCCGGGCGCCGCGCATCAGGTCCCGCCCGAAGCCGGGCGGAATCTCGATCGCCAGCGCCAGTTCACCCGACTGCATGCGCGCATCGAGCTCCTGCGGGCTGCTGATGGGCGGGCGCTCGTTGAAATAGCGCGAGCCCGCCAGCTGCAGCGTGTAATCCTGGCTCAGGCGGCTCTGGTCCTGGTCGTAGACCGCGTAATTGAGGTGCTCCACGTCCATGGTGATGCCGTAGCCCATCACCAGCATCAGCAGCACGCTGCCCAGCAGGGCCATGGCGAGCCGGATCGGGTCGCGCCGCAGTTCCAGCATTTCGCGGAAGCTGTAGCTCAGCAGGCGCTGCAGGCTGAAGCGTGGCGGTCTGGCCGGAGGGGCCGGTGCTGCAGCAGACGGCTGCGTGGGAGGCGCCTCGGGAGCCGGCGCGGCCGGTGCGGATGCGGGTGCCCCGGCCTGTTCCTGCTCCGCAATCGCATCTTCCAGATAGCCGATGAAGGCTTCTTCCAGCGTGGCGGCACCGCGGGCGCGGGTGAGCGCTTCGGGGGTGTCGCTGGCGAGGATGCGGCCCGCATGCATCAACGACATGCGGTCGCAACGCTGGGCCTCGTTCATGAAGTGGGTGGAGATGAAAATGGTGACGCCATCGCGGCGCGACAGGTCGACCATCAGGGCCCAGAACGCATCCCGCGCCACCGGGTCCACGCCCGAGGTCGGCTCGTCCAGAATCAGCACGTCCGGGTGGTGCAGTACCGCCACTGCCAGCTGCAGCCGCTGACGGATGCCCAGCGGCAGCCGGTCCGGCTGCTGGTCCAGCACTTCGGTCAGCGCGAAACGGCGGGCCAGTTCGTCAATCCGTGCCGGCACCGTGTCGGCAGGGAGGTGGAACAGGCGCGCATGCAATTGCAGGTTCTGCCGCACCGACAGCTCGGTGTAGAGCGAAAACGCCTGCGACATGTAGCCGACGCGGCGGCGCGTGGCCATATTGCTGGCATCCATGCGCTGGCCCAGCAGCAGGGCCTCGCCGGCGCTGGGTTCGAGCAGGCCGGTCAGCATTTTCATGGTGGTGGACTTGCCGCAGCCATTGCTGCCCAGGAAGCCGAAGATTTCGCCGCGCCCCACCTGCAAGGTCACATCGTCCACCGCCACGAAATCGCCGAACTGCATGCGCAGCCCGCGGGCGTCGATCACCACCTCCTGTTCGCCCTGCGGCAGCGGCGGAATCACCAGCGCCTGATGGCCCTGCAGCCGCTCGGGCGGCAACAGCCGCAGGAAGGCCTGCTCCAGATCCTGGCTGCCGGTGCGCTGCAGCAGCTCCTGCGGTGTGCCTGTGGCGAGAATCCGGCCGGCATCCATGGCCACCAGCCAGTCGTATTGCTCGGCCTCTTCCATGTAGGCCGTGGCGACGATGACGCTCATCTGCGGACGCTCGCTGCGAATGCGCGCGATCAGCTCCCAGAACTGGCGACGCGAGAGCGGGTCGACGCCGGTGGTCGGCTCGTCCAGGATCAGCAGGTCGGGGTCGTGAATCAGCGCGCAACACAGGCCCAGCTTCTGCTTCATGCCGCCAGACAGCTTCTGCGCCGGCCGGCCGGCAAAAGCGGACATGCCGGTGCTGGCGAGCAGGGCAGCGGTGCGCTGTTTGCGCTCGCCGGCACTCAGGCCGAACAGGCGGCCGAAAAAGTCGATGTTCTCGAACACCGACAGCGTCGGATACAGGTTGCGCCCCAGGCCCTGCGGCATGTAGGCAATGCGGCTGCAGCTGACGCGCCGGTGTTCGGCCTCGGCCATGTCCCCGTCCAGTACCATGACCTGGCCCTGCTGGATCTTGCGCGCCCCCGCAACCAGCCCGAGCAGGGTGGACTTGCCCACGCCATCGGGACCGATCAGGCCGACCATGCAGCCAGCGGGAATGTCCAGGTCGATGCCGTTGTTGGCCAGCGTGCTGCCGTAGCGGTGGGTCAGCTGGCGCAGGCGCGCGACCACTGCAGGGGGATGTGCCTGGAGTGCTGTCATGCCCTCGGTTCCGCCTTAGTGGCTGGCAGCCGCCTGGGCGGCCGTGGCGGGCGGCAGCTTCACCTGCAGCTGTTGCGGCCACTCATGTTGCGCGCTCAGGCGCACATGGGCCACGCCGGGCAAGCCGGACTTGACGCTCTGCTGGTAGTTCTGCAGCAAGGCCGGATCGATGCGCGCCTTGACGCGGAACATCAGCTTCTGGCGCTCGTTGTGCGTTTCCACCGATTTGGGAGTGAACTGCGCCACGCTGGCCACATAGCTGATCCGGGCCGGAATCACGAACTGCGGAGCGGCATCGAGCACGATGCGCACTTCGCTGCCCAGGCCGACCTGCCCCGCGAGTTGCTCGGGCAGGAAAAAGCCCATGTAGACATCGTTGAGGTCGAGCATGCTGAGCACCTTGCCGCCGGCGCCCACCACTTCGCCCGGCTGCACCACCCGGTACTGGATGCGGCCGTCGCGCGGCGCGCGCAGTTCGGTGTCATTGAGTTCGCTCTGCAGCCGCACGACGCCGGCTTCGGAGGCGGCGATGCCGGCCTGCGCCTGCTTCACCTGCGAGCGTGCGACGGTCAAAGCCGCGTCCATGCTGTTCACGCGGGTGCGGTCCTCGTCGACCTGCTGCTGCGAGATGGCGCGATCGGCCAGCAGCGACTGCGTGCGCTCCAGCGTTTTGCGCGCCATCGCGCGTTCGCTTTCACGCTGTCGCACCACGGCCTGGGCCGTGACCAGATCGGCACGCGCCTTGTGCAGCTGGGCCTGGGCCTGATCCAGTTGCGCCTGCATGGCGCTGGCATCGATATGGGCCACCACCTGCTCGCTCTTGACCAAATCGCCCTCGTTCACCAGGATGTCCTTGACGCGCCCCGGCATCTTCGCCGAGATGTCCACCTCGGTGGCCTCGATGCGCCCGTTGCCGGAGGC
The DNA window shown above is from Brachymonas denitrificans and carries:
- a CDS encoding hexameric tyrosine-coordinated heme protein, translated to MDNWLDSLITETPQQGFELAITLSRRGVKYTQPDPEVLKELRAHYANSAEGLTAASHVVALNFQTVAAANNYWRK
- the dnaE gene encoding DNA polymerase III subunit alpha; the protein is MFVHLRLHSEFSVVDGTVRVDDAVAAAAKDGQPALALTDLNNLFGAVKFYKAAQKKGVQPILGAEVMIEDLVPSAKDRPLPRMLLLTQNTQGYLNLCELLSRGWRSVGNKAQATLRWEWVQELAEGLILLSGAQAGPLGAPLLAGDVAQAHAIAMQCVAAFPNRFYLELQRAGRSTDEPHVVAAVQLAQRMQLPVVATHPVQYLTAEEFEAHEARVCIAEGEILGNQRRKRRFTHQQYFYSSEQMQALFADIPSAIANTLEIAKRSHLTLTLGKPQLPLYPIPDGMTTEEYFRHLSFEGLEQRLQHLYPDPAKREAARPRYVERLEFEIGTILKMGFPGYFLIVQDFIVWAKQNGCPVGPGRGSGAGSLVAYALKITDLDPLEYNLLFERFLNPERVSMPDFDIDFCQTNRDRVIDYVKDKYGRDAVSQIATFGTMAARAAIRDVGRVLDLSYTFCDGISKLIPNKPGKPVTIQYPPPDLSDDDKEKYAIAAEPQLAERIENDDEVKTLIELAQKLEGMTRNIGMHAGGVLIAPGKLTDFCPLYQQPGSDSAVSQYDKDDVEAVGLVKFDFLGLATLTIMELAREFIQKRHKGRENFSFDDIPLDDKPTYQLFQDGKTEAVFQFESRGMQGMLRDARPTRLEDLIALNALYRPGPMDLIPSFVARKHGREEVEYPHPLVADMLSETYGIMVYQEQVMLTAQILGGYTLGGADLLRRAMGKKKAEEMAEHRLIFRKGAAENGISEQKADEIFDLMEKFAGYGFNKSHAAAYSLLAYQTGWLKVHYTAEFFCANMTVEMDNTDKLKVLFEDAQKMGLSFELPDVNRSNYRFEPVTDKVIRYGLGAIKGTGENAINAIVTAREEGGAFTSLFDFCNRVDRTRLNKRTVEALIKGGAFDNLHLNRAALIASIDLAFEFAATQAANANQGGLFDMLDGPGSSTDEPPLVQATPWGIKDRLVQEKTAIGFYLSGHLFDENETEVRRFARLKIDDLIDSRDPQLLAGIVSDFRVINGRSGKLALFKLDDKSGVIEASADEGIWAGQPGLLKDDALVILQAVPRFDRFSGGMRLNVQQVWDLPAARCRFGKYLLAQVALNGSGDGPQLQAVLQQHPPKRQVLDDGDEISRGLPVRLQLSVSGAEDMQPDERLQGQLKLGEASRFYPSDAALSAWTALFPEGKVQVVYEA
- a CDS encoding ABC transporter permease — its product is MPRPNSAPAPTPPAASSGQPRTAGRHGVGEGLRNVYFLGIKEFYSLLRDYALLFVIVFMFTGAVLADARAKPDSLSNAAIAVVDEDQSALSQRLIDALQPPYFSPPRLISRADIDRGMDMGLDTFVLNIPPNFQRDVVNGRSPSIQLNVDATRQSQALVGSTYIENILASEVLAWMSGHRSNDLPLPARLVTHVKFNPNLYASWFGGITSIINNLTVLSIVLAGAALIREREHGTIEHLLVMPVTPLEIMLSKVWSMSVVVLCGGLFALLVMVRGVLGVHVSGSILLFAAGTLLYLFSTTSLGIFLGTIARSMPQFGLLVILVLLPLIVLSGAITPTESMPELVRYVMSLAPTIHFVAFAQGVLFRGAGLATMWPTLLAIAVTGSVFFWVASARLRRTIGQMG
- the rbbA gene encoding ribosome-associated ATPase/putative transporter RbbA produces the protein MTALQAHPPAVVARLRQLTHRYGSTLANNGIDLDIPAGCMVGLIGPDGVGKSTLLGLVAGARKIQQGQVMVLDGDMAEAEHRRVSCSRIAYMPQGLGRNLYPTLSVFENIDFFGRLFGLSAGERKQRTAALLASTGMSAFAGRPAQKLSGGMKQKLGLCCALIHDPDLLILDEPTTGVDPLSRRQFWELIARIRSERPQMSVIVATAYMEEAEQYDWLVAMDAGRILATGTPQELLQRTGSQDLEQAFLRLLPPERLQGHQALVIPPLPQGEQEVVIDARGLRMQFGDFVAVDDVTLQVGRGEIFGFLGSNGCGKSTTMKMLTGLLEPSAGEALLLGQRMDASNMATRRRVGYMSQAFSLYTELSVRQNLQLHARLFHLPADTVPARIDELARRFALTEVLDQQPDRLPLGIRQRLQLAVAVLHHPDVLILDEPTSGVDPVARDAFWALMVDLSRRDGVTIFISTHFMNEAQRCDRMSLMHAGRILASDTPEALTRARGAATLEEAFIGYLEDAIAEQEQAGAPASAPAAPAPEAPPTQPSAAAPAPPARPPRFSLQRLLSYSFREMLELRRDPIRLAMALLGSVLLMLVMGYGITMDVEHLNYAVYDQDQSRLSQDYTLQLAGSRYFNERPPISSPQELDARMQSGELALAIEIPPGFGRDLMRGARPEIGAWVDGAMPLRGETIRGYATGMHLHTLSQWMQQFSGHTLALPANVAVRYRYNPDLKSMVAMVPAVIPMLLIFIPAMLMALGVVREKELGSIINMYTTPVTKLEFLLGKQLPYIGLALMSFVLLFLQALVQFRIPFKGGLLAYLAGTVIYVMATTSLGLLASTLTRSQVAAIAGTAIATMIPAIQYSGVIDPVSSLHGLGKLIGSVYPTTHYLTISRGTFAKALDFGDLLGAFWPLLLAVPVLTLLSWLLLKKQEA
- a CDS encoding HlyD family secretion protein, giving the protein MSPRIKQWSIASAVVALLAGGGWWYWQQQQAGKETEGFASGNGRIEATEVDISAKMPGRVKDILVNEGDLVKSEQVVAHIDASAMQAQLDQAQAQLHKARADLVTAQAVVRQRESERAMARKTLERTQSLLADRAISQQQVDEDRTRVNSMDAALTVARSQVKQAQAGIAASEAGVVRLQSELNDTELRAPRDGRIQYRVVQPGEVVGAGGKVLSMLDLNDVYMGFFLPEQLAGQVGLGSEVRIVLDAAPQFVIPARISYVASVAQFTPKSVETHNERQKLMFRVKARIDPALLQNYQQSVKSGLPGVAHVRLSAQHEWPQQLQVKLPPATAAQAAASH